The segment ccccaaggaagaaaagtacgtcgaggcatttgagagactaaaagtactcatcacctcagaccctatccttgcgttcccagactttgacaaaatgttcacggtaacaaccgacgctagtaacatagcattgggagcggttttgtcacaagaacacaaaccgatctgctacgctagcagaaccctaaatgaacatgaaataaactattcagccatcgaaaaggaattattagcgatcgtatgggcaaccaagtatttccgttcatacctgttcggtagaacattcgagatacaaagcgatcataaacccttgatttggttgaacagcctcaaggagccaaatatgaaattacaaaggtggaaaataaaactgaatgagtttgattttaaaatgaaatatctaccagccaaagaaaatcatgtagctgatgcctgaatcacaagatcacgtataacgaaatgactaacaccttagcgaaggatataataaaggaatatctatgcaccaaaaagagcgcattatatttccataacgaaatagattttcctccattccaaaaagcctatttagaaatcattaattctaacaatataaccaaagctattaaatcaagtacgaaactcctagatattcagaattacgctgaatttaaagaaaccatattaaagaatcataaaggcttactccatccagggatagagaaaaccgtcaattggtttaggggaaaatactattacccggattataaaaaactaatccaaaacatcataaacgaatgtcctacttgtaatattgccaaaacagagcatagaaatacgaagttggcattcgaaactacaccggaaatactgaacatcagagagaaatacgtcatagatttctatatggttggtaaccaacagttcctatcatgtattgacgtatactcgaagtatATTCGTGACTgtttagaagcaaaaagagccatcatgaaagtttttaacgagatgggcaaaccaattgaaatcaaagccgataaagattcagcttttatgtgcacagcattgcaagcatggctgaatgcggaaaacgtcaaaatagagatcacttccagcaaaaatggaatatctgacgtagaaagatttcataaaacagtaaatgaaaaattaagaataatatctagcgaggataacccagaagatagattcacgaagtttgaattaattctttatacttattgttcggagcagaacccagccgattagctgcttgccaaatagcacctaattcttggccctcagccgcttattatgtttgttacttatgtctatgtcactcatttgtttgttaaagctttgcgcttgcttgccctgctaaacgctctctgccagctcgctcttcgctatctccgctttgcgtctgcctaccgacgtcggccgagcgaagctgcgcttagcgatcggagcggcaatgtaaagggcaggcaagccacacttgcaatttggatgtcacgcattaaagaacatatagtaattttatttctgcgccgagttttatttaattcgaaataattagtcggccgattggggataaaaaacattatctccacataaaatttggtgaccccgacgtgatctctgagttgcagtgtcaattaataatcattcgcgatcgacattcgttagccctagcaaattttcggcggttaagcacaattcggtgctaaaacacacttacatacacctacatacacgcatacacttacatacacctacatacacgcattgctggctattaatttctctgtcgcgacaattcggtcagtgcagtgcggtaggcagtgcagcgaactcactaatacacacaagcggagtacaaagcggaatcggacagctcgcacagccgcacagctaaaggcatccctttgctttcggttcccacgtttatacgtatacagggtgtctttttcggtcgtgctgagtgactcttttaaaacctcaacatggcagcacctgagcctaccaatgtcgcgaacgcagcaatgccgagtgatgtagatttctacaagcacaaggccgagtccatcgcgcgccaactaaaggccatggatcgctttctcaccaaggaagagcttgccgagttagatgaggcagaacttcaagctcgcttagagcagatcgagcgaatgaatgcggatttcgatgccgctcaaacgagccttgaaaggctggatttcctgcagttagcccatgatgcccggctggacttttcgaatgtttatgtcaaggttaggtccaggctgtcgcgggagttgatggctgctagcacggtaaatgttgccaattcaacggctcggcatactctcgaggggaattcgtcgttgttcgcctataatagtataggccgttctcgaatgcccgagttgcagcttccgcgattcggtgggagctacatggattggccagaattccacgcgatgttttcgacaatggtgcacaaagaccatcgtataccaatcatcgaaaaattccaatatcttcgtggatgtctagatggtgctgcgctggatacgattcgttccttggaactttctgaggagaattacgacaaggcgttgaatttactaatgttgcgattcgataataaactgttacattttcaggcacacgtcaaggctattttcgggctgcaaggggtggagaagggctcggctatcggcttgcgcgcgctcagcgaaaaaatcaattcgcacttgcgtgcacttcagaccttggcgaccccgcaggagatatccgatgggttgctgatcttcatcataggcacgaaactggaccacaaaacaaaggagaaatgggaagagaacttgccgacgtcaggattgcctcggtggtcaagcatggcctcatttctggaagcgagatgtcggatgctggagaatttgggatcagccatggcaacaagtcctagtcaacaggtgggagaagacaaacctgtcacccttatcacctccagtaacgaccatcctaaccccatatgtaaccattgcaattcctccgagcattacatatctagatgtcaggcattcctgaatctctctgcgtttgaacgatacaaagaagcagagaagagccgcttgtgtttgaactgcctcaacaaaggccatgaattgcagaggtgcaggtcaggactttgcaggcattgccaggccaaacatcacacgctactccacattccatcgggaactggtgcttcatcttcctcttcaccggccgaggaatcgatccagcaagaggccgcgactgtgcttctagcaagcgggtgttccagccctccccctcgatccagaaatctcagcctagccagaacgtgttgctatctactgccctcgtccatgtaacagatcgttatggagcacttatcccatgtcgtgccattttggattctgcatcacaggtgtagcaaggtaataattagtgaggcattcaactagtatttaaaatagcatacagcgcGCATTGGTATTTACCGCACCATCGATACACTCGGTGGGAAATACCAATAGTGAGATATCGGATAAGAAACATCGAGAAGAGAGTGAGTGCACTTGGTAAATGGCGATTGTGAGAGACGGACGCGCAGCTAATAAAAAAGAGTTACATTAAATCACcgggtttgtgtttttatacctatACAGTTCACTCACGCACCGATATTGGTCACTACAATTCCCGGGTTAGACGGCCTACAATGTCAGAAGTGGGATACGATCAATCGCCGCCAGTGAAAAATAGCGAAAATTTTTATTATCTCGTCCGTCGAAGACGCCATCGCTGAAAAAAAACATGTCGGACTTGGTCGGCACGGAGGAGTTCTCGGCCGCCCAGCTGCGCGAATGGCTGGAGTCCCTCAATCTAccaaaaggtggaagcaaagcTGCCATGGCAGCGAGACTTAACGAAATACCAGTAGAGCTGCGGGGACAGGGACCACCGGCAGCCGAAACATGCGAGAACGAGAGGGAAGATGAGGCGGCCGCAGATCAAGACTCGACGAAGAGCGAACGCAAAGAGAAGAACGAAAAAGCACCGCAAGCGCCTgggcacaacaacaaccaagAAAAAAATCGAGCAGAGGTTGAAATGTTAAAACTGCAAAtcgagctgctgaagctgcagagcgagagggagaaggAAGGGAGAGGAGAGAACACAACACCAGCCGCCAGCAATGACGCTGGCGTCATGTTGCTAAATGCCGCCAAAGACATGTTGCCAACATATCATGGCAACATTTCTGGAAACAACGATGACGTCACAACTTGGATCGCGCAGTTTAAGGCCGTCGCAAAAGTGAACAAACTGAAGGATGAGAAGCTACTAATGCTGCTAATGTCGAAGCTTAAGGACAAAGCATTGGTGTGGCTGCATTCGAGTCCGGAGCACATGTCGCTGCCAATCGATCAATTGTTGAACGTCATGGAAGACACTTTCTATCCCAAGGAAAGCAAACTGTTGCTCCGTCGCAAGTTCGAGTCCCGTTCCTGGGCACGTGGCGAGGAGTTCTCGATGTACTTCAACGCCAAAGTGTCGCTGGCATCCCGCATAGTCATTGACGACGAGGAGTTTATTGACGGAGTCATCGAAGGTATCCCAGATGTAGGCCTGCGTAGGCAAGCCCACATGCAGTGCTTTGGCGCTCCATATCAACTACTCAAGGCGTTCGAGAAGATCATGCTGCCAAAGAAGTACGGTTCAACTGAAGGGGCAAACACTGGAGCCTCGCCAACACCCATTCGCTGCTACAACTGCAACTCTTTGGGCCACGTGGCAGGGGAGTGCCGCAAGCCCAAGCGCGAAAGAGGAGCGTGCTACGGATGCGGCAGCATGAGTCACCAGGTGTCACACTGTGACGAAAAGAAGTACAAGGTACATAACGAttatatatacaaatttaatatatacattAGCAATTACAATAACAAATGCTTGTCCTTAGAGTGCCTCATCGACTCAGGGAGCCCAATAAGTTTTATGAAGTTATCGTGTCTAGAGCACCAGTCGGAAAATAACCTAAATAAAGTGGAAGAGCGCTCACGATTAAGTTCGAACGAAATCAAAGAAGATGATTTAAGTTTATATAAGTTTAAC is part of the Drosophila miranda strain MSH22 chromosome Y unlocalized genomic scaffold, D.miranda_PacBio2.1 Contig_Y1_pilon, whole genome shotgun sequence genome and harbors:
- the LOC117191390 gene encoding uncharacterized protein LOC117191390 isoform X2, yielding MLKLQIELLKLQSEREKEGRGENTTPAASNDAGVMLLNAAKDMLPTYHGNISGNNDDVTTWIAQFKAVAKVNKLKDEKLLMLLMSKLKDKALVWLHSSPEHMSLPIDQLLNVMEDTFYPKESKLLLRRKFESRSWARGEEFSMYFNAKVSLASRIVIDDEEFIDGVIEGIPDVGLRRQAHMQCFGAPYQLLKAFEKIMLPKKYGSTEGANTGASPTPIRCYNCNSLGHVAGECRKPKRERGACYGCGSMSHQVSHCDEKKYKGAQ
- the LOC117191390 gene encoding uncharacterized protein LOC117191390 isoform X1; this translates as MLKLQIELLKLQSEREKEGRGENTTPAASNDAGVMLLNAAKDMLPTYHGNISGNNDDVTTWIAQFKAVAKVNKLKDEKLLMLLMSKLKDKALVWLHSSPEHMSLPIDQLLNVMEDTFYPKESKLLLRRKFESRSWARGEEFSMYFNAKVSLASRIVIDDEEFIDGVIEGIPDVGLRRQAHMQCFGAPYQLLKAFEKIMLPKKYGSTEGANTGASPTPIRCYNCNSLGHVAGECRKPKRERGACYGCGSMSHQVSHCDEKKYKSASSTQGAQ